A single Pseudoxanthomonas sp. DNA region contains:
- the gspM gene encoding type II secretion system protein GspM — MPLAVTDRDRWLALALLLAALLLGYLLLVHPWWTVPMQEVGARVDELRERELRIRTQLQQAPQVQRELAAALAQQAQRPGFLPEATVELATAGLVQRLETIVKQASPGNRSCAIANQSPLAVAGREVYPRVVVQVRLRCGTPELASVLHQIESGSPRLFVENLNILPQRYAFQASESGAGGLDVNFDLYGYLKPSPGVAQEPADAR; from the coding sequence ATGCCGCTGGCCGTGACTGACCGCGACCGCTGGCTCGCGCTGGCCCTGCTGCTGGCCGCGCTGCTGCTGGGTTACCTGCTGCTGGTGCATCCGTGGTGGACCGTGCCGATGCAGGAGGTCGGCGCGCGCGTCGACGAACTGCGCGAGCGCGAACTGCGCATCCGCACCCAGCTGCAGCAGGCGCCGCAGGTGCAGCGCGAACTGGCCGCGGCGCTGGCGCAGCAGGCGCAGCGTCCCGGCTTCCTGCCGGAAGCGACGGTGGAGCTGGCCACCGCCGGCCTGGTGCAGCGGCTGGAAACCATCGTCAAGCAGGCCAGTCCGGGCAACCGCAGCTGCGCCATCGCCAACCAGTCGCCGCTGGCGGTCGCCGGCCGCGAGGTCTACCCGCGCGTGGTGGTGCAGGTCCGGCTGCGCTGCGGCACCCCGGAGCTGGCCTCGGTGCTGCACCAGATCGAATCCGGCAGCCCGCGCCTGTTCGTGGAGAACCTCAACATCCTGCCGCAGCGTTACGCGTTCCAGGCCAGCGAAAGCGGTGCCGGCGGGCTGGACGTGAACTTCGACCTGTACGGGTATCTCAAGCCATCGCCCGGCGTCGCGCAGGAGCCTGCCGATGCGCGCTGA
- a CDS encoding glycosyltransferase codes for MTSPAPSLPIVLLPIGSDDDALDACLGALDATTPAGTRLWLADDAQAGPRGLAIIERWLGRTRLQADYTRRPRMLGEVAHMDQMLAACGDADVVVLAPDAQPLPGWLQQLAACFARDAAIATATPWCNAGEAAAWPRLGEVSPPPADAERTAHACAAMSPLHPELPAAVAHAVALRGSARKRVGGLDAASYGSWYAALVDLSLRLAGLGWRNVLCETAFVARGGEGGPADGDMDALNARWPTFTPRLATFLMEDPLRLPRERLHALYAEAGSPERQRDLFG; via the coding sequence GTGACGTCGCCCGCCCCGAGCCTGCCCATCGTCCTGTTGCCGATCGGCAGCGACGACGACGCCCTCGACGCCTGCCTGGGTGCGCTCGACGCCACCACGCCGGCCGGCACGCGCCTGTGGCTCGCCGATGACGCGCAGGCCGGCCCGCGCGGCCTGGCCATCATCGAGCGCTGGCTGGGGCGTACCCGCTTGCAGGCCGACTACACGCGGCGCCCGCGCATGCTGGGCGAAGTGGCGCACATGGACCAGATGCTCGCCGCCTGCGGCGATGCCGATGTGGTGGTGCTGGCGCCCGACGCGCAGCCGCTGCCCGGCTGGCTGCAGCAGCTGGCCGCCTGTTTCGCGCGCGATGCCGCCATCGCCACCGCCACGCCCTGGTGCAACGCCGGCGAAGCCGCCGCCTGGCCGCGGCTGGGCGAAGTGAGCCCGCCCCCTGCCGATGCCGAACGCACCGCCCATGCCTGTGCGGCGATGTCGCCGCTGCATCCGGAACTCCCCGCCGCCGTCGCGCACGCTGTCGCGCTGCGCGGCAGCGCGCGCAAACGCGTCGGCGGGCTGGACGCGGCCAGTTACGGGTCGTGGTACGCCGCGCTGGTCGACCTGTCGCTGCGCCTGGCCGGCCTGGGCTGGCGCAACGTGCTGTGCGAGACCGCGTTCGTCGCACGCGGCGGCGAAGGCGGTCCCGCCGACGGCGACATGGACGCCTTGAACGCGCGCTGGCCGACGTTCACGCCCAGGCTGGCGACGTTCCTGATGGAGGATCCGCTGCGCCTGCCGCGCGAGCGGTTGCATGCGTTGTACGCGGAAGCGGGATCGCCGGAGCGCCAGCGTGACCTCTTCGGTTGA
- a CDS encoding glycosyltransferase family 2 protein, with the protein MSGIAAVVVTHESASSIDDCLMRLRVAHGVHEIRVVDNASTDDTMEIVQRHALQDARLRFIANPDNPGFAVGCNQGARDTDAPWLAFVNPDLMVEADSLSRLRTHACGATGGVVLGVDLVDEASVRDVAARRRDPQFAAMLRSPGAASKLGVPIDEAQALQPVDIVSGALMLMPRALFDRIGGFDEGYRLHAEDMDLCRRARDAGALVAVANDIRVLHIRGVSSRARPVFVEWHKHRGLWRYFRTFEAAQCGLSTRIGVFAAIWLHFGAVLARILLRR; encoded by the coding sequence ATGTCCGGCATCGCCGCGGTGGTGGTGACGCACGAGAGCGCGTCCAGCATCGACGACTGCCTCATGCGGCTGCGGGTGGCGCATGGCGTGCACGAGATCCGCGTGGTCGACAACGCCTCCACCGACGACACCATGGAGATCGTGCAGCGGCACGCGCTGCAGGACGCGCGCCTGCGCTTCATCGCCAACCCGGACAACCCGGGCTTCGCGGTCGGCTGCAACCAGGGCGCGCGCGACACGGACGCCCCATGGCTGGCGTTCGTCAATCCGGACCTGATGGTGGAAGCCGACTCGCTGTCGCGGCTGCGGACGCATGCCTGCGGTGCGACGGGAGGGGTGGTGCTCGGCGTCGATCTGGTCGACGAAGCCAGCGTGCGCGATGTCGCCGCGCGGCGGCGCGATCCGCAGTTCGCGGCGATGCTGCGCTCACCGGGGGCAGCGTCGAAACTGGGCGTGCCCATCGACGAGGCGCAGGCGCTGCAGCCGGTGGACATCGTCTCCGGCGCGCTGATGCTCATGCCGCGCGCGCTGTTCGACAGGATCGGCGGTTTCGACGAAGGCTACCGCCTGCACGCCGAGGACATGGACCTGTGCCGGCGCGCGCGCGATGCGGGCGCCCTGGTCGCCGTCGCCAACGACATCCGTGTGCTGCATATCCGCGGTGTCTCCAGCCGCGCGCGTCCGGTATTCGTGGAATGGCACAAGCATCGCGGCCTGTGGCGCTACTTCCGCACGTTCGAGGCGGCGCAATGCGGCCTGTCCACCCGGATCGGCGTGTTCGCCGCGATCTGGCTGCACTTCGGTGCGGTGCTGGCGCGGATACTCCTGCGCCGCTGA
- the gspD gene encoding type II secretion system secretin GspD — protein sequence MTLRVILFSLCLGLLAGCATAPSPDVRRTARTPAGEIMPGSAQTAPLQESEAPVAGPQAQIRRGNGQMINRSAAASPLPSLGGASSGSATFNFEGESVHAVVKAILGDMLGQNYVIAPGVQGTVTLGTPKPVSPAEALNLLEMVLGWNNARLVYSGGRYNIIPADQALAGSVAPRTGPASSARGYEVRVVPLRFISASEMKKVLEPYARPNAIVNVDSTRNVITLAGTRTELENYLRTVEIFDVDWLSGMSVGVFPLQTGRATRVVADLEKVFGNDSKTPSAGMFRFMPLEGANAVLVITPQPAYLDQIQQWLERIDGAGEGSRLFSYELKYIKARELAQRLAEVFGSSGGSSGSDGDGRSTGGAGNVSLMPGTEPVQINDGGMNSSGGSVDFGSSGTGSGSGGLGGGTLSLNQRDGGNGAVTLEVDGNRVGVAAVEETNTLLVRASPSAWQSIREVVDKLDVMPMQVHIEAQIAEVSLTGDLSYGVSWFLERAMTDNGLGPFAAPGAGGPSAWSTLAGSIGGVGGAGAVWTLVKNDAAAVITALDEVSDVRLLQTPSIFVRNNAEATLNVGSRIPISSVTFNPGVGSDNTFSQVQYLDTGIILKVRPRVTKDGVVFMEIVQEVSTPGDVPDENGNVRINNRRFKTEAAVQAGNTVMLAGLISDSATNGSAGIPGLSRLPIIGGLFGRKTSGSERSEVIVLLTPTIVRNPQEANDLTDEYGKRFRALEPLNAPRK from the coding sequence ATGACGTTACGTGTGATCCTGTTTTCCCTCTGCCTGGGCCTGCTGGCCGGCTGCGCGACCGCGCCGTCGCCCGATGTGCGCCGCACCGCCCGCACGCCGGCCGGCGAGATCATGCCCGGCAGCGCGCAGACTGCGCCCCTGCAGGAAAGCGAGGCGCCGGTGGCCGGACCGCAGGCGCAGATCCGCCGCGGCAACGGCCAGATGATCAACCGCAGCGCGGCGGCGTCGCCGCTGCCGTCGCTCGGTGGCGCCAGCAGCGGATCGGCCACCTTCAACTTCGAAGGCGAATCCGTGCACGCCGTGGTCAAGGCCATCCTCGGCGACATGCTGGGGCAGAACTACGTCATCGCCCCGGGCGTGCAGGGCACAGTGACACTGGGCACGCCCAAGCCGGTGTCGCCGGCCGAGGCGCTGAACCTGCTGGAGATGGTGCTGGGCTGGAACAACGCGCGGCTGGTCTACAGCGGCGGACGCTACAACATCATTCCCGCCGACCAGGCCCTGGCCGGCAGCGTGGCGCCGCGCACGGGTCCCGCCTCCAGTGCGCGCGGCTACGAAGTGCGCGTGGTGCCGCTGCGCTTCATCTCCGCCAGCGAGATGAAGAAGGTGCTGGAGCCGTACGCGCGGCCCAACGCCATCGTCAACGTCGACAGTACCCGCAACGTCATCACGCTCGCCGGCACGCGGACCGAACTGGAGAACTACCTGCGCACCGTCGAGATCTTCGACGTCGACTGGCTGTCGGGCATGTCGGTGGGCGTGTTCCCCCTGCAGACCGGCCGCGCCACCCGCGTGGTGGCCGACCTGGAGAAGGTGTTCGGCAACGACAGCAAGACGCCCAGCGCCGGCATGTTCCGCTTCATGCCGCTGGAAGGCGCCAACGCCGTGCTGGTGATCACGCCGCAGCCGGCGTACCTGGACCAGATCCAGCAATGGCTGGAGCGCATCGATGGCGCAGGCGAGGGCAGCCGCCTGTTCTCGTACGAACTGAAGTACATCAAGGCACGCGAACTCGCGCAGCGGCTGGCGGAGGTGTTCGGTTCCTCCGGCGGCAGCAGCGGCAGCGACGGCGATGGCCGTTCGACCGGCGGCGCGGGCAACGTGTCGCTGATGCCCGGCACCGAGCCCGTGCAGATCAACGACGGCGGCATGAACAGCAGCGGCGGCAGCGTCGACTTCGGCAGCAGCGGCACGGGATCCGGCAGCGGCGGACTGGGCGGCGGCACGCTGTCGCTCAACCAGCGCGATGGCGGCAACGGCGCGGTGACGCTGGAGGTCGACGGCAACCGCGTCGGCGTGGCAGCGGTGGAAGAGACCAATACGCTGCTGGTGCGCGCCAGCCCCAGTGCCTGGCAGTCGATCCGCGAGGTGGTGGACAAGCTCGATGTGATGCCGATGCAGGTGCATATCGAAGCGCAGATCGCCGAGGTGTCGCTGACCGGCGACCTGAGCTACGGCGTCAGCTGGTTCCTCGAGCGCGCGATGACCGACAACGGCCTGGGGCCCTTCGCCGCACCCGGTGCCGGCGGGCCGAGCGCCTGGAGCACGCTGGCCGGCAGCATCGGCGGCGTGGGCGGTGCGGGCGCGGTGTGGACGCTGGTCAAGAACGACGCCGCCGCGGTCATCACCGCGCTGGACGAGGTCAGCGACGTCCGCCTGCTGCAGACGCCGTCCATCTTCGTGCGCAACAACGCGGAGGCCACGCTCAATGTCGGCAGCCGCATCCCGATCTCCTCGGTCACCTTCAATCCCGGTGTGGGCAGCGACAACACCTTCAGCCAGGTGCAGTATCTGGATACCGGCATCATCCTGAAGGTGCGGCCGCGGGTGACCAAGGACGGCGTGGTGTTCATGGAAATCGTCCAGGAAGTCAGCACGCCCGGCGACGTGCCGGACGAGAACGGCAACGTCCGCATCAACAACCGCCGCTTCAAGACCGAGGCGGCCGTGCAGGCGGGCAACACGGTCATGCTGGCGGGCCTGATCAGCGACAGCGCGACCAACGGTTCGGCGGGCATCCCCGGACTGAGCCGCCTTCCGATCATCGGCGGCCTGTTCGGCAGGAAGACCAGCGGCTCCGAGCGCAGCGAAGTGATCGTGCTGCTCACGCCGACCATCGTGCGCAATCCGCAGGAGGCGAACGACCTGACCGACGAGTACGGCAAGCGCTTCCGCGCGCTGGAACCGCTGAACGCCCCGCGCAAGTGA
- a CDS encoding ACT domain-containing protein produces MTTPPLVLSLLPERYAVAQLPAGSTLPAWWPALGIRHASWTDDELSLVCREAHVPADVRCQRGWRMFKLQGPFDFALTGILKAVLDPLAAAGVGIFAISTFDTDYVLVQARQLDAALHALRGHGHRTAGD; encoded by the coding sequence ATGACGACGCCGCCGCTGGTGCTCTCGCTGCTGCCGGAGCGCTATGCCGTCGCGCAGCTGCCGGCCGGTTCCACGCTGCCGGCGTGGTGGCCCGCCCTCGGCATCCGCCATGCGAGCTGGACCGATGACGAACTGTCGCTGGTCTGCAGGGAGGCGCATGTTCCTGCCGATGTCCGCTGCCAGCGCGGCTGGCGCATGTTCAAGCTGCAGGGACCGTTCGACTTCGCGCTGACCGGCATCCTGAAGGCGGTGCTGGATCCGCTGGCGGCGGCCGGCGTGGGCATCTTCGCGATCTCGACGTTCGATACCGACTACGTGCTGGTGCAGGCGCGCCAGCTGGACGCGGCCCTGCACGCGTTGCGCGGACACGGACACCGTACCGCCGGCGACTGA